In Peromyscus maniculatus bairdii isolate BWxNUB_F1_BW_parent chromosome 9, HU_Pman_BW_mat_3.1, whole genome shotgun sequence, one genomic interval encodes:
- the LOC143267165 gene encoding olfactory receptor 7E24-like, with the protein MRNSTCVPEFHFIQLSEDPDIQTVLLGLLLSMYILALFGNLLIILTVSSDSHLHTPMYFFLSNLSIVDICFISTTVPRVIVDFQSHCQVISYVGCLTQMSLFIIFGCMDDMLLAVMAYDRFVAICHPLYSQVIMNPTRCGVLLLGSFLLSFADLQCHYVAIFNSSNCEDFIEIYNFFCDPSEVLKLAHFDTVTNVIVKFSIGTLFALIPISGIVFSYFKIVSSIIRSPSSSGKHKTFSTCGSHLSVVCLFYGTGVGVYLSSSWSHNPRSNAVASVMYTVVTPMLNPFIYSLRNKDIKTALKKILSRAF; encoded by the coding sequence atgagaaaCTCAACATGTGTACCAGAATTCCATTTCATTCAACTCTCGGAGGATCCAGACATCCAGACTGTCCTCTTAGGCCTTTTGTTGTCTATGTATATCTTGGCCCTGTTTGGAAACCTGCTCATCATCCTGACAGTAAGCTCTGactcccatctccacacacccatgtacttcttcctctccaaccTGTCCATAGTTGATATTTGTTTCATCTCCACCACTGTTCCAAGGGTAATTGTGGACTTCCAAAGTCACTGCCAAGTCATCTCCTATGTGGGCTGCCTGACACAGATGTCACTGTTCATAATATTTGGATGTATGGATGACATGCTTCTGGCTGTGATGGCATATGACCGGTTTGTGGCCATCTGCCATCCACTGTACTCCCAGGTCATTATGAATCCAACTCGCTGTGGGGTGTTGCTTCTAGGGTCTTTTCTCCTTAGCTTTGCAGATTTGCAGTGTCACTATGTGGCAATATTCAATTCTTCCAACTGTGAGGATTTTATTGAAATTTACAACTTCTTCTGTGACCCTTCTGAAGTCCTTAAACTTGCCCATTTTGATACTGTCACCAATGTCATAGTCAAATTCAGTATAGGCACTCTCTTTGCGTTAATTCCTATTTCAGGAATTGTTTTCTCTTACTTTAAAATAGTTTCCTCCATCATAAGATCACCATCATCAAGTGGAAAACACAAAaccttctccacctgtgggtctcaTTTGTCCGTTGTTTGCCTGTTTTATGGAACCGGAGTAGGAGTGTACTTGAGCTCCTCTTGGTCACACAATCCAAGAAGCAATGCAGTGGCCTCAGTGATGTACACTGTGGTCACACCTATGTTGAATCCCTTCATCTACAGCCTGCGGAACAAGGACATTAAAACTGCCTTAAAGAAGATTCTTAGCAGAGCATTCTAA
- the LOC143267166 gene encoding olfactory receptor 7E24-like gives MRNSTSVPEFHFIQLSEDPDIQTVLLGLLLSMYILALFGNLLIILTVSSDSHLHTPMYFFLSNLSIVDICFISTTVPRVIVDIQSHCQVISYVGCLTQMSLFIILACMDSMLLSVMAYDRFVAICHPLYYQVIMNPTRCWVLLLGSFLLSFADLQCHYVAIFNSSNCEDFIEIYNFFCDPSEVLKLAHFDTVTNTIVRFSIGTLFGLIPISGIVFSYFKIVSSIIRSPSSSGKHKTFSTCGSHLSVVCLFYGTGLGVYFSSSWSHNPRSNAVASVMYTVVTPMLNPFIYSLRNKDIKTALKKILSRAL, from the coding sequence atgagaaaCTCAACAAGTGTACCAGAATTCCATTTCATTCAACTCTCTGAGGATCCAGACATCCAGACTGTCCTCTTAGGCCTTTTGTTGTCTATGTATATCTTGGCCCTGTTTGGAAACCTGCTCATCATCCTGACAGTAAGCTCTGactcccatctccacacacccatgtacttcttcctctccaaccTGTCCATAGTTGATATTTGTTTCATCTCCACCACAGTTCCAAGGGTGATTGTGGACATCCAAAGTCACTGCCAAGTCATCTCCTATGTGGGCTGCCTGACTCAGATGTCACTGTTCATAATATTAGCATGTATGGATAGCATGCTTCTGTCTGTGATGGCATATGACCGGTTTGTGGCCATCTGCCATCCCCTGTACTACCAGGTCATTATGAATCCCACTCGCTGTTGGGTGTTGCTTCTAGGGTCTTTTCTCCTTAGCTTTGCAGATTTGCAGTGTCACTATGTGGCAATATTCAATTCTTCCAACTGTGAGGATTTTATTGAAATTTACAACTTCTTCTGTGACCCTTCTGAAGTCCTTAAACTTGCCCATTTTGATACTGTCACCAATACCATAGTCAGATTCAGTATAGGCACTCTCTTTGGATTAATTCCTATTTCAGGAATTGTTTTCTCTTACTTTAAAATAGTTTCCTCCATCATAAGATCACCATCATCAAGTGGGAAGCACAAAaccttctccacctgtgggtctcaTTTGTCTGTTGTTTGCCTGTTTTATGGAACAGGACTAGGAGTGTACTTCAGCTCCTCATGGTCACATAATCCAAGAAGCAATGCAGTGGCCTCAGTGATGTACACTGTGGTCACACCTATGTTGAATCCCTTCATCTACAGCCTGCGGAACAAGGACATTAAAACTGCCTTAAAGAAGATTCTGAGCAGAGCATTATAA
- the LOC102924321 gene encoding olfactory receptor 7E24-like, translated as MQNSTCVPEFHFIQLSEDPDVQTVLFGLFLFIYILALFGNLLIILTVSSDSHLHTPMYFFLSNLSIVDICFISVTVPRVIVDIQSDCQVISYVGCLTQMSLFIIFACMDDMLLSVMAYDRFVAICHPLYYQVIMNSSRCGVLLLGSFLFSLVDLLLHYVAIFNFSKCEDFTESSNFFCDPSEVLKLAHFDTVTNVIVRFSLGTLFGLIPISGIIFSYFKIVSSIIRSPSSSGKHKTFSTCGSHLSTVCLFYGTGLGVYFSSSPSHTPGSNVVASVMYTVVTPMLNPFIYSLRNKDIKTALRKILSRAF; from the coding sequence atgcaaaACTCAACATGTGTACCAGAATTCCACTTCATTCAACTCTCGGAGGATCCAGATGTCCAGACTGTCCTCTTTGGACTATTTTTGTTCATATATATCTTGGCCCTGTTTGGAAACCTGCTCATCATCCTGACAGTAAGCTCTGactcccatctccacacacccatgtacttcttcctctccaaccTGTCCATAGTTGATATTTGTTTTATCTCTGTCACAGTTCCAAGGGTGATTGTGGACATCCAAAGTGACTGCCAAGTCATCTCCTATGTGGGATGCCTGACTCAGATGTCACTGTTCATAATATTTGCATGTATGGATGACATGCTTCTGTCTGTGATGGCATATGACCGGTTTGTGGCCATCTGCCACCCCCTGTATTACCAGGTCATTATGAATTCCAGTCGCTGTGGAGTCTTACTTCTAGGGTCTTTTCTCTTTAGCCTTGTGGATTTACTGTTGCACTATGTAGCAATATTCAATTTTTCCAAATGTGAGGATTTTACTGAAAGTTCCAACTTTTTCTGTGACCCTTCTGAAGTCCTTAAACTTGCCCATTTTGATACTGTCACCAATGTCATAGTCAGATTCAGTTTAGGCACTCTCTTTGGGTTAATTCCTATTTCAGGAataattttttcttactttaaaattgTTTCCTCCATCATAAGATCACCATCATCAAGTGGGAAGCACAAAaccttctccacctgtgggtctcaTTTGTCCACTGTTTGCCTGTTTTATGGAACAGGACTAGGAGTGTACTTCAGCTCCTCTCCATCACATACCCCAGGAAGCAATGTGGTGGCCTCAGTGATGTACACTGTGGTCACACCTATGTTGAATCCCTTCATCTACAGCCTGCGGAACAAGGACATTAAAACTGCTTTAAGGAAGATACTTAGCAGAGCATTTTAA
- the LOC143267167 gene encoding olfactory receptor 7E24-like, with translation MRNSTCVPEFHFIQLSEDPDDQTVLLGLLLSMYILALFGNLLIILTVSSDSHLHTPMYFFLSNLSIVDICFISTTVPRVIVDFQNHCQVISYVGCLTQMSLFIIFGCMDDMLLAVMAYDRFVAICHPLYYQVIMNPTRCGVLLLGSFLLSFADLQWHYVAIFNFSKCEDFIEIYNFFCDPSEVLKLAHFDTVTNTIVKFSIGTLFALIPISGIVFSYFKIVSSIIRSPSSSGKRKTFSTCGSHLSIVCLFYGTGLGVYLSSSWSHNPRSNAVASVMYTVVTPMLNPFIYSLRNKDIKTALRKILSRAL, from the coding sequence atgagaaaCTCAACATGTGTACCAGAATTCCATTTCATTCAACTCTCAGAGGATCCAGACGACCAGACTGTCCTCTTAGGCCTTTTGTTGTCTATGTATATCTTGGCCCTGTTTGGAAACCTGCTCATCATCCTGACAGTAAGCTCTGactcccatctccacacacccatgtacttcttcctctccaaccTGTCCATAGTTGATATTTGTTTCATCTCCACCACTGTTCCAAGGGTGATTGTGGACTTCCAAAATCACTGCCAAGTCATCTCCTATGTGGGCTGCCTGACACAGATGTCACTGTTTATAATATTTGGATGTATGGATGACATGCTTCTGGCTGTGATGGCATATGACCGGTTTGTGGCCATCTGCCATCCTCTGTACTACCAGGTCATTATGAATCCAACTCGCTGTGGGGTGTTGCTTCTAGGGTCTTTTCTCCTTAGCTTTGCAGATTTGCAGTGGCACTATGTAGCAATCTTCAATTTTTCCAAATGTGAGGATTTTATTGAAATTTACAACTTCTTCTGTGACCCTTCTGAAGTCCTTAAACTTGCCCATTTTGATACTGTCACCAATACCATAGTGAAATTCAGTATAGGCACTCTCTTTGCATTAATTCCTATTTCAGGAATTGTTTTCTCTTACTTTAAAATAGTTTCCTCCATCATAAGATCACCATCATCAAGTGGGAAGCGCAAAaccttctccacctgtgggtctcaTTTGTCCATTGTTTGCCTGTTTTATGGAACAGGACTAGGAGTGTACTTGAGCTCCTCTTGGTCACATAATCCAAGAAGCAATGCAGTGGCCTCAGTGATGTACACTGTGGTCACACCTATGTTGAATCCCTTCATCTACAGCCTGCGGAACAAGGACATTAAAACTGCCTTAAGGAAGATTCTTAGCAGAGCATTATAA